A single window of Rhipicephalus microplus isolate Deutch F79 chromosome 5, USDA_Rmic, whole genome shotgun sequence DNA harbors:
- the LOC119174765 gene encoding uncharacterized protein LOC119174765, with product MKVGSAATVMGAAAPRLLSVWLALWLASGAEAVLLGMLLRRSTLGSMIPKPSIKIYRDLDNGHGSGLRSGFKVGIDATFGGSNSKEQKQEDDDALGDRYHHHQHDDYKLQQGDYDLHRYQKSPSITVEIRAREPPEPPTTEPPPPKGFSLRRIVKRRRKGRRTTTLPPLTLPPPPPPDMSLMPTYRKELMYPEYAFGPYKGHTLMGFTYDGQDFKS from the exons ATGAAAGTCGGGAGTGCAGCGACGGTGATGGGAGCGGCGGCACCCCGGCTGCTCTCCGTGTGGTTGGCGCTGTGGCTGGCCAGCGGTGCCGAAGCCGTCCTGCTCGGAATGCTGCTACGCCGGAGCACCCTGGGCTCTATGATACCAAAGCC GTCCATCAAGATATACCGCGACCTGGACAACGGCCACGGGTCCGGCCTGCGGTCGGGCTTCAAGGTTGGAATCGACGCCACCTTCGGAGGCAGCAACTCGAAGGAGCAGAAGCAGGAGGACGACGACGCCCTCGGAGACAGGTACCACCACCATCAACACGACGACTACAAGCTGCAGCAGGGAGACTACGACCTGCACAG GTACCAGAAGAGTCCCTCGATCACCGTGGAAATAAGGGCAAGGGAACCACCCGAACCCCCGACCACAGAGCCACCTCCTCCCAAGGGCTTCTCGCTGAGGCGGATCGTGAAACGACGCCGCAAGGGACGGCGCACCACGACGCTGCCACCGCTGACGCTACCGCCACCGCCACCTCCGGACATGTCGCTGATGCCCACCTACCGCAAGGAGCTCATGTACCCGGAGTACGCGTTCGGCCCTTACAAAGGACACACGCTCATGGGATTCACCTACGACGGACAGGACTTCAAAAGCTAG